One window from the genome of Choloepus didactylus isolate mChoDid1 chromosome 2, mChoDid1.pri, whole genome shotgun sequence encodes:
- the LOC119519555 gene encoding olfactory receptor 2A12-like codes for MWMLPGQNQSWVSEFILLGLSSDTTSNRFLFIFFFLLYLSSVLGSGLIIILICLDSRLHTPMYFFLCILSLLDMGYVTTIVPQMLVHLLAASKTISFAGCWLQMYVFGALGLTEAIFFVVMAYDRYVAICYPLHYTVILTWDLCMRLAAGTWTCGFLFSLIHTFLTMRLPYCGPNIINHYFCEGPSVQSLACMDTHLIEMVDLVISVFVVLTPISLIVASYICIALAILKIKSTQGRCKAFSTCASHLTVVTFFYAPAIYIYVIPKSSYSPECGKQVSLFYNVFTALLNPVVYSLRNKDIKVAFLKVMGHGRVA; via the coding sequence ATGTGGATGCTCCCAGGGCAGAACCAAAGCTGGGTTTCTGAATTTATCCTTCTTGGCCTCTCCAGTGACACAACATCCAACAGattcctctttattttcttctttctcctctaccTGAGCTCAGTTCTGGGAAGTGGGCTCATCATCATCCTGATTTGCCTGGACTCACGTCTTCATactcccatgtatttcttcctctgtATTCTCTCCCTGCTAGACATGGGCTATGTCACGACCATTGTACCCCAAATGCTGGTGCACCTTCTTGCTGCTTCCAAGACCATCTCctttgctggctgttggctgcaGATGTATGTATTTGGTGCCCTGGGCCTGACTGAGGCCATCTTCTTTGTGGTCATGGCCTATGACCGATATGTGGCCATTTGCTACCCACTGCATTATACTGTTATCCTTACTTGGGACCTGTGTATGAGGCTGGCAGCTGGGACTTGGACCTgtggtttccttttctctctgatCCATACCTTCCTCACCATGAGGCTGCCCTACTGTGGGCCCAACATCATCAACCATTACTTCTGTGAAGGCCCCTCAGTACAGAGCTTGGCTTGCATGGACACTCACCTCATTGAGATGGTGGATCTGGTCATCAGTGTCTTTGTGGTTCTTACCCCAATCTCCCTCATTGTGGCCTCCTACATATGTATTGCCCTGGCCATTCTCAAGATCAAGTCCACCCAGGGCCGCTGCAAGGCCTTTTCTACCTGTGCTTCCCACCTGACTGTGGTCACATTCTTCTATGCTCCAGCCATCTACATCTATGTGATACCCAAGTCCAGCTACTCCCCTGAGTGTGGCAAGCAGGTCTCACTCTTTTACAATGTCTTCACTGCTCTGCTTAACCCTGTGGTCTACAGTCTGAGGAACAAGGACATCAAGGTGGCTTTTCTCAAGGTGATGGGGCACGGTAGGGTGGCCTGA